In Trichocoleus desertorum NBK24, the following are encoded in one genomic region:
- the psbM gene encoding photosystem II reaction center protein PsbM, giving the protein MEVNELGFVASILFVLVPTVFLLILYIQTASRQAADEDK; this is encoded by the coding sequence ATGGAAGTTAATGAGCTAGGATTTGTCGCAAGTATTTTGTTTGTGTTGGTTCCCACTGTGTTTTTGCTGATTCTTTATATCCAAACTGCTAGCCGCCAAGCAGCAGACGAAGACAAGTAG
- a CDS encoding thioesterase family protein: MSESKQIQPQVPTSGAIQSPPLFASGSWFEYPVRVHPNHTDYAGAVWHGAYVAWMEEARIECLRAIGIDYADLVALGCDLPVVDLSVRYHRGLRLGMSAIVKARMADVDGVRINWDYQIQSPDGEELYLTARVILVAVDREKGKIMRRLPPAVKDALARLVSVS, encoded by the coding sequence GTGTCGGAAAGTAAACAAATACAACCTCAAGTCCCTACTTCGGGAGCCATTCAAAGCCCACCGTTGTTTGCATCGGGAAGTTGGTTTGAGTACCCGGTGCGGGTTCATCCTAACCATACTGACTATGCAGGAGCCGTTTGGCACGGTGCTTATGTGGCTTGGATGGAAGAAGCTCGGATTGAATGCCTACGCGCGATCGGCATTGATTATGCTGACCTAGTCGCGTTGGGTTGTGACTTACCTGTAGTGGATCTGTCGGTGCGTTACCACCGAGGTCTGCGCTTAGGGATGTCAGCGATCGTCAAAGCTCGGATGGCTGATGTGGATGGGGTGCGAATCAACTGGGATTACCAGATTCAATCTCCGGACGGTGAGGAACTGTATCTGACAGCGCGGGTGATCTTGGTAGCAGTTGACCGAGAAAAAGGCAAAATCATGCGGAGGCTTCCACCCGCTGTTAAAGACGCCTTAGCTCGACTAGTAAGCGTGAGCTAA
- the psbB gene encoding photosystem II chlorophyll-binding protein CP47 translates to MGLPWYRVHTVVLNDPGRLIAVHLMHTALVAGWAGSMALYELAIFDPSDPVLNPMWRQGMFVLPFMTRLGVTQSWGGWSIAGEAAANPGIWSFEGVAAAHIILSGLLFLAACWHWVYWDLELFRDPRTGEPALDLPKMFGIHLFLSGLLCFGFGAFHLSGLFGPGMWVSDPYGLTGSVQPVAPEWGPAGFNPFNPGGIVAHHIAAGTVGIIAGLFHLSVRPPERLYRALRMGNIETVLSSSIAAVFFAAFVVAGTMWYGNAATPIELFGPTRYQWDQGYFQQEINRRVESSVAGGSSLQAAWSEIPEKLAFYDYVGNNPAKGGLFRTGPMNKGDGIAQTWLGHPVFKDSEGRELFVRRIPNFFENFPVVLTDSEGIVRADIPFRRAESKYSFEQTGVTVSLYGGELDGKTFDDPATVKRYARAAQLGEPFQFDRETLNSDGVFRTSPRGWFTFGHAVFALLFFFGHIWHGSRTLFRDVFAGVEADLEEQVEWGLFQKVGDKSTRRKEAV, encoded by the coding sequence ATGGGACTACCCTGGTACCGAGTACACACAGTCGTTCTGAATGATCCAGGGCGGCTGATTGCTGTACACCTAATGCACACTGCCCTTGTGGCAGGCTGGGCCGGTTCAATGGCGTTGTATGAACTGGCTATTTTCGATCCTAGCGATCCCGTCCTGAATCCCATGTGGCGTCAGGGCATGTTCGTTCTACCCTTCATGACTCGTTTGGGCGTCACCCAATCTTGGGGTGGCTGGAGCATTGCAGGTGAAGCAGCTGCCAATCCTGGTATCTGGTCATTTGAAGGTGTTGCAGCTGCTCACATTATCCTTTCCGGTCTATTATTCCTCGCTGCCTGCTGGCACTGGGTTTATTGGGATCTAGAACTGTTTAGAGATCCTCGGACTGGCGAGCCTGCCCTCGACTTGCCAAAAATGTTTGGCATTCACTTGTTCTTGTCTGGTCTACTCTGCTTTGGCTTTGGTGCATTCCACCTGTCAGGCTTGTTTGGACCTGGAATGTGGGTTTCCGACCCCTATGGCTTAACAGGCAGCGTTCAGCCTGTGGCTCCAGAATGGGGACCCGCCGGATTTAACCCCTTCAACCCTGGTGGGATTGTGGCCCACCACATTGCGGCTGGAACGGTTGGCATTATTGCTGGTTTATTCCACCTCAGTGTTCGTCCTCCTGAGCGTCTCTATAGAGCGTTGCGGATGGGTAACATTGAGACTGTACTTTCTAGCAGTATTGCGGCTGTTTTCTTTGCTGCCTTTGTGGTTGCAGGCACGATGTGGTATGGCAACGCTGCTACCCCCATCGAATTGTTTGGCCCCACTCGCTATCAATGGGACCAAGGTTACTTCCAGCAAGAAATTAACCGTCGCGTTGAATCGAGCGTTGCTGGAGGCAGCAGCCTACAAGCAGCTTGGTCTGAAATTCCTGAGAAACTTGCGTTCTACGACTATGTCGGCAACAACCCTGCGAAGGGTGGTTTGTTCCGTACTGGTCCCATGAACAAAGGTGATGGGATTGCTCAAACTTGGCTAGGCCACCCTGTCTTCAAAGACTCTGAAGGTCGCGAGCTGTTTGTGCGTCGTATTCCTAACTTCTTTGAGAACTTCCCAGTTGTCTTGACAGACAGCGAAGGCATAGTTCGGGCAGACATTCCCTTCCGTCGGGCTGAATCTAAATACAGCTTTGAGCAGACTGGAGTGACTGTTAGCCTCTACGGTGGCGAACTCGATGGCAAAACCTTCGACGATCCTGCAACTGTGAAGCGCTATGCTCGTGCAGCTCAATTGGGTGAGCCCTTCCAGTTCGATCGCGAAACTTTGAACTCTGACGGGGTATTCCGTACCAGCCCTCGTGGTTGGTTTACCTTTGGACACGCCGTCTTTGCCCTCTTGTTCTTCTTCGGTCACATCTGGCACGGTTCTCGGACTCTGTTCCGCGACGTGTTTGCTGGGGTTGAGGCTGACCTAGAGGAGCAAGTTGAATGGGGTCTGTTCCAGAAAGTGGGCGACAAGAGCACCCGCCGGAAGGAAGCTGTCTAA
- a CDS encoding photosystem II reaction center protein T: MEAVAYILILTLAIGVLFFAIAFREPPRIGK, encoded by the coding sequence ATGGAAGCCGTTGCTTACATTTTGATTTTGACTTTGGCGATCGGAGTGCTGTTCTTTGCAATTGCCTTCCGCGAACCTCCTCGGATCGGTAAATAG
- a CDS encoding site-specific DNA-methyltransferase — MAERIRAARNRTLTLTEAERSHYPSQLLQLSGPVTAETILNQTICQDLFQVLDWLPEQFVDLLVIDPPYNLTKQFNQQWVKQRSLEAYSDWVDSWLSRLVRVLKPTASVYLCGDWQSSLALYAIASRYFTVRNRITWEREKGRGAKANWKNCAEDIWFCTVSKDYYFDAEAVQLKRQVRAPYTDGTGQPKDWQNTAEGNFRLTAASNLWTDMTVPFWSMPENTDHPTQKPEKLIAKIILASSPVGAVVLDPFLGSGTTSVVAKKLERQFVGIELDEYYACLALKRLALAESDRHIQGYCDRVFWERNTLPHQRTLLKRRFLSQP; from the coding sequence GTGGCAGAAAGAATCAGAGCGGCTCGAAATCGTACTCTGACGTTGACAGAGGCAGAGCGATCGCATTACCCATCCCAACTGTTACAGCTATCTGGCCCAGTCACCGCTGAGACGATTCTCAATCAAACGATTTGCCAAGATTTGTTTCAAGTTTTGGATTGGCTCCCAGAGCAATTTGTCGATTTGCTGGTTATTGACCCTCCCTATAACCTCACCAAACAGTTCAATCAACAATGGGTAAAGCAGCGATCGCTCGAAGCATACAGCGATTGGGTGGATAGCTGGTTGTCTCGACTGGTACGGGTACTCAAGCCCACAGCCTCGGTTTATCTCTGTGGTGACTGGCAATCTTCCTTGGCCCTCTACGCGATCGCCTCGCGCTATTTTACGGTGCGTAATCGCATCACTTGGGAACGCGAAAAAGGTCGGGGAGCCAAAGCCAATTGGAAAAACTGTGCCGAAGATATTTGGTTTTGTACCGTCTCCAAAGACTACTACTTCGATGCTGAGGCAGTGCAACTGAAGCGCCAAGTGCGTGCTCCCTATACCGACGGGACAGGGCAACCCAAAGATTGGCAAAATACCGCAGAAGGTAACTTTCGGCTCACAGCTGCTTCTAATCTTTGGACGGATATGACCGTGCCCTTCTGGTCTATGCCCGAAAACACTGACCATCCTACTCAGAAGCCAGAGAAGCTAATTGCCAAAATCATTCTGGCTAGCTCACCTGTGGGTGCTGTCGTCCTCGATCCATTTCTCGGTTCAGGGACTACTTCGGTTGTTGCCAAGAAGCTAGAGCGACAGTTTGTCGGCATTGAGCTAGATGAGTACTATGCTTGCCTAGCGCTAAAACGTCTAGCCCTAGCAGAGAGCGATCGCCACATTCAAGGCTACTGCGATCGCGTTTTCTGGGAGCGCAACACATTGCCCCACCAAAGAACATTGCTCAAACGTAGATTTTTGTCTCAGCCATAG
- the dxr gene encoding 1-deoxy-D-xylulose-5-phosphate reductoisomerase yields MKAITLLGSTGSIGTQTLDIVAQYPDQFRIVGLAAGRNVELLAQQIRQFKPEIVALCDEEKLPELKAAIADLDPQPILLTGDAGIVEVARYGDSEAVVTGIVGCAGLLPTIAAIEAGKDIALANKETLIAGGPVVLPLVEKHGIKLLPADSEHSAIFQCLHGVPKGGLRRILLTASGGAFRDWPVEKLPQVTVADALKHPNWSMGRKITVDSATLMNKGLEVIEAHYLFGMDYDDIEIVIHPQSIIHSLIELQDTSVLAQLGWPDMRLPLLYALSWPDRIYTNWERLDLVKAGDLTFRAPDHQKYPCMQLAYAAGRAGGSMPAVLNAANEQAVALFLDEKIRFLDIPRLIETACDRYQTQNSATPSLEDIVAADQWARQAVLQATEELNQGDRLISLR; encoded by the coding sequence GTGAAAGCAATTACTCTCCTCGGCTCCACTGGCTCGATTGGTACGCAAACGCTAGACATCGTGGCTCAATATCCCGATCAATTTCGGATTGTTGGGTTAGCAGCGGGACGGAATGTCGAACTACTGGCGCAACAGATTCGGCAATTTAAGCCAGAAATTGTGGCCCTTTGTGACGAGGAGAAGTTACCTGAGCTGAAAGCGGCGATCGCAGACCTTGACCCCCAACCGATTCTGCTCACGGGGGATGCAGGGATTGTGGAAGTGGCGCGGTATGGTGACTCAGAAGCTGTCGTAACAGGGATTGTCGGCTGTGCAGGCTTACTCCCCACGATCGCGGCCATTGAAGCAGGGAAAGATATTGCCCTCGCCAATAAAGAAACTTTGATTGCAGGTGGCCCTGTGGTGCTGCCCTTAGTCGAGAAACATGGCATCAAACTATTGCCTGCTGACTCTGAGCACTCCGCCATTTTCCAGTGTTTGCACGGAGTCCCCAAAGGTGGACTGCGACGAATTCTCCTGACTGCTTCCGGTGGCGCTTTCCGCGATTGGCCTGTGGAGAAACTGCCCCAAGTGACGGTAGCCGATGCCCTCAAGCATCCCAACTGGTCAATGGGTCGGAAGATTACGGTAGATTCTGCCACCTTGATGAACAAAGGCTTGGAAGTCATCGAAGCGCACTACCTCTTCGGCATGGACTACGACGACATCGAAATCGTTATCCATCCCCAAAGCATCATTCACTCACTGATTGAATTACAAGACACTTCTGTCTTGGCCCAACTCGGTTGGCCCGATATGCGCTTGCCGTTGCTCTACGCCCTTTCCTGGCCCGATCGCATCTACACCAATTGGGAACGCCTCGACTTGGTGAAAGCAGGCGACCTCACCTTCCGCGCCCCCGATCACCAGAAGTATCCTTGTATGCAGTTGGCTTATGCTGCTGGCCGTGCAGGTGGCTCTATGCCTGCTGTCCTCAACGCTGCAAACGAACAAGCAGTCGCTCTGTTCCTCGACGAGAAAATTCGCTTCTTGGATATCCCTCGCTTAATCGAAACGGCTTGCGATCGCTACCAAACCCAAAACTCAGCCACTCCTTCCTTAGAAGATATTGTGGCTGCTGACCAGTGGGCGAGACAAGCCGTTCTGCAAGCCACTGAGGAACTGAACCAAGGCGATCGCCTGATTTCTCTGCGCTAA
- a CDS encoding 30S ribosomal protein S1, whose amino-acid sequence MVNQETTAKDIGFTHDDFAALLDKYDYHFSPGDVVAGTVFSLEPRGALIDIGAKTAAYIPIQEMSINRIDAPEEVLQSNETREFFILTDENEDGQLTLSIRRIEYMRAWERVRQLQAEDATVRSSVFATNRGGALVRIEGLRGFIPGSHISTRKPKEELVGEELPLKFLEVDEDRNRLVLSHRRALVERKMNRLEVGEVVIGTVRGIKPYGAFIDIGGVSGLLHISEISHDHIDTPHSVFNVNDEVKVMIIDLDAERGRISLSTKQLEPEPGDMVKNPQVVYEKAEEMAAKYREQLRAQQEGVTIEEVPAAVEEVEEEVVEAAVPEEVVEEQPSAVEI is encoded by the coding sequence ATGGTCAATCAGGAAACAACGGCTAAGGACATTGGCTTTACACACGACGATTTTGCAGCCCTACTCGACAAATACGATTATCATTTCAGCCCTGGCGATGTGGTCGCCGGCACAGTATTCAGTTTGGAACCGAGGGGCGCTCTGATTGACATCGGTGCTAAGACGGCTGCTTATATTCCCATTCAGGAGATGTCAATTAACCGAATTGACGCTCCCGAAGAGGTATTACAGTCGAACGAAACTCGCGAATTTTTCATTTTGACGGATGAGAATGAAGATGGACAGTTGACTCTGTCTATTCGTCGAATTGAATACATGCGAGCTTGGGAGCGGGTTCGTCAGTTGCAAGCAGAAGATGCGACGGTTCGCTCTAGCGTATTTGCGACCAACCGGGGTGGTGCGCTGGTCAGAATTGAAGGATTGCGCGGCTTTATTCCTGGTTCTCACATCAGTACTCGTAAGCCTAAAGAAGAACTGGTTGGCGAAGAGCTACCCTTAAAATTCTTAGAAGTAGACGAAGATCGTAACCGCCTAGTCCTCAGTCACCGGCGGGCGCTGGTTGAGCGTAAGATGAACCGCCTAGAAGTTGGTGAGGTGGTCATTGGTACTGTGCGCGGTATTAAGCCTTATGGTGCATTTATCGATATCGGTGGTGTGAGCGGTCTGTTGCACATCTCTGAAATTTCTCACGATCACATTGACACCCCCCACAGCGTCTTCAATGTCAATGATGAAGTGAAGGTCATGATCATTGACTTGGATGCTGAGCGCGGTCGGATTTCTCTCTCGACCAAGCAACTGGAGCCAGAACCCGGCGACATGGTGAAGAATCCTCAAGTTGTCTATGAAAAGGCAGAGGAAATGGCCGCTAAGTATCGTGAGCAGCTCCGAGCTCAGCAAGAGGGCGTGACCATCGAAGAGGTTCCTGCCGCAGTTGAGGAAGTTGAGGAAGAAGTGGTAGAAGCAGCAGTTCCTGAAGAAGTGGTAGAAGAACAACCTTCGGCTGTAGAAATCTAG
- the nrdR gene encoding transcriptional regulator NrdR has translation MRCPFCQHPDNRVLESRSAEASQSVRRRRECLKCNRRFTTYERIEYVPIAIIKRDGDRESFDRSKLLRGIVRACEKTGISSDRLEALVDEIEAELQQRAVREVPSTEIGELVLQRLQFLSEVAYIRFASVYRQFRGIRDFIDTLNHLQGCLDQGECVSTAAEDRIDAGASADAEPEQETPASFVTYS, from the coding sequence ATGCGGTGTCCCTTCTGCCAGCACCCCGATAATCGCGTTCTTGAGTCTCGCTCTGCGGAGGCGAGCCAAAGCGTGCGACGGCGACGGGAATGCTTGAAGTGTAACCGCCGCTTTACCACTTATGAGCGAATTGAGTATGTGCCGATCGCGATCATTAAGCGAGATGGCGATCGCGAATCATTTGACCGTTCCAAGCTGCTTCGAGGAATTGTACGGGCTTGCGAAAAAACAGGTATCAGCTCAGACCGATTAGAAGCCTTAGTTGATGAAATTGAAGCTGAACTACAGCAAAGAGCGGTACGCGAGGTACCAAGCACCGAGATTGGTGAATTAGTATTGCAGCGCCTACAATTTCTGAGTGAAGTTGCTTATATTCGATTTGCCTCGGTCTACCGTCAGTTTCGTGGCATTCGAGACTTCATTGATACGCTTAATCACCTACAAGGATGTCTTGACCAAGGAGAGTGTGTGAGTACAGCTGCCGAGGACAGAATAGATGCGGGAGCTAGTGCTGATGCAGAACCTGAGCAGGAAACACCTGCTTCCTTTGTGACCTATTCCTAA
- a CDS encoding universal stress protein: MIERILLADSGNGHSEEMLKALMAIPSMQRASVTVLHVVQPQITAEAMAAKREQGQQLLEAAVQSLHLDSGHVTTILREGNPKDEVCRVADEIDADLVIMGSRGLKRLEAILEDSVSQYVFQASSRPMLFVKDDIYVKQIHRVMVAMDNSDSAKKSLDLATFLLRDVKGGQLLLTHVNPKKERSGITMQNPEQDPVLAPAVAAAKKWGIAYRCISTSGKPGEEICRLAEEMSVDLLMLGSPDRRPMIGKNLPDLDRLLGGSLSDYVRVYANCPVLLERTVG; this comes from the coding sequence ATGATTGAGAGAATTCTGCTAGCTGACTCCGGAAATGGACACTCTGAAGAGATGCTCAAGGCTTTAATGGCCATTCCGTCCATGCAACGGGCATCCGTTACAGTTCTCCACGTAGTACAGCCCCAAATTACGGCTGAAGCAATGGCTGCAAAGCGAGAGCAAGGCCAGCAGCTCTTAGAGGCGGCTGTGCAATCCCTGCACCTTGATTCGGGCCATGTTACGACGATTTTACGGGAAGGCAATCCTAAGGATGAAGTCTGCCGCGTCGCTGATGAGATTGATGCCGATCTCGTGATTATGGGTTCCCGTGGCCTCAAGCGCCTAGAGGCAATTTTAGAAGACTCTGTCAGCCAGTATGTGTTCCAAGCTTCTTCTCGTCCCATGTTGTTTGTGAAGGACGACATTTATGTGAAGCAAATCCATCGTGTCATGGTGGCGATGGATAACTCTGATTCAGCTAAAAAGTCACTTGACTTAGCGACCTTCTTGCTGCGCGATGTGAAGGGCGGACAGTTGCTCTTGACTCACGTCAATCCCAAGAAGGAGCGATCAGGCATAACCATGCAAAATCCAGAGCAAGATCCTGTCTTGGCTCCTGCGGTGGCAGCAGCGAAAAAGTGGGGCATTGCCTACCGTTGCATTTCCACGAGTGGCAAGCCAGGGGAAGAAATTTGCCGCTTAGCCGAAGAGATGAGCGTTGACCTATTGATGCTCGGCTCTCCCGATCGCCGTCCAATGATTGGCAAAAACTTGCCCGATCTCGATCGTCTCCTCGGTGGCTCCCTATCAGATTATGTCCGAGTTTATGCCAACTGCCCTGTACTGCTAGAGCGAACAGTCGGCTAA
- a CDS encoding tetratricopeptide repeat protein, translating into MQRPTHQHVPQILGAIVLVGGFLTGCATTSSLANSANSNHQAEQFYQAGLARLEEKDYPGALENWDKAIAADPSYGNAYYHRGLVHRLAGDYASALQDYTKAIQLNPGSMIAYDNRGFVRSELGDNQGAIADYSRVIQLNPKFAGAYHSRGKIHLKLKDYSRAMQDFNQAIQRAPSSGQAYYYRAKTYLSLGDRSKALTDLQQAVKRLTLPEDQSDRQAAIATIQELQQSLK; encoded by the coding sequence ATGCAGCGCCCAACCCATCAGCACGTTCCGCAAATTCTAGGAGCGATCGTGTTAGTGGGTGGATTTCTGACTGGTTGTGCCACAACTAGCTCTCTCGCCAACTCAGCAAACTCAAATCACCAAGCTGAGCAGTTCTATCAAGCTGGATTGGCTCGGCTGGAGGAGAAGGACTATCCAGGAGCACTCGAAAACTGGGACAAAGCGATCGCGGCTGATCCTAGTTATGGTAATGCTTACTATCACCGGGGCTTGGTACATCGCTTAGCTGGAGACTACGCCAGTGCTTTGCAAGACTATACCAAAGCGATCCAACTTAACCCTGGCTCTATGATTGCCTATGACAATCGGGGATTTGTGCGCTCAGAGTTAGGAGACAATCAAGGGGCGATTGCTGACTATAGCCGAGTGATTCAACTCAATCCCAAGTTCGCAGGTGCTTATCATAGTCGTGGCAAGATTCATCTGAAACTGAAGGATTACTCAAGAGCTATGCAGGACTTCAACCAAGCGATCCAGCGCGCTCCAAGTTCCGGTCAGGCGTACTACTATCGAGCGAAAACGTATCTGAGTCTAGGCGATCGCTCCAAAGCACTGACAGATTTACAACAGGCCGTTAAACGGCTGACCCTGCCTGAAGACCAATCAGATCGCCAAGCTGCGATCGCCACTATCCAAGAGTTGCAGCAATCGTTAAAGTAG
- a CDS encoding 2Fe-2S iron-sulfur cluster-binding protein, with protein MGNIKFVKEDKEVIAADGANLRFKAIENGIDIYTLIGKMTNCGGYGQCGTCIVEVVEGLDNLSPRTEVEDRKLKKKPDNYRLACQALVNGPVSVNTKPKSR; from the coding sequence ATGGGAAATATTAAGTTCGTCAAAGAAGATAAAGAGGTGATCGCGGCGGATGGGGCCAACTTGAGGTTTAAGGCGATCGAGAATGGGATTGATATTTATACCCTCATTGGCAAAATGACGAACTGTGGCGGGTACGGCCAATGTGGCACCTGCATTGTTGAGGTTGTGGAAGGTCTTGATAATCTTTCTCCTCGGACTGAGGTTGAGGATCGTAAACTCAAGAAGAAGCCTGACAACTATCGGTTGGCTTGCCAAGCTTTGGTGAATGGGCCTGTGAGCGTAAACACTAAGCCCAAGAGCCGTTGA